The Methylocystis bryophila genome contains the following window.
GCATGCTCGGCAATCCGCGTCCCGCTGTCTCGACCTACATCACCTATCATGGCGATGCGGGCTTCAAGCCGTCGGAAGGTACCTATGTCGCGCTGGCCGCGCTGATGCAGGAGATTTCGCATGAGATCCAGGAATATGGCTCGATCTCGAAAATCCCCTTTGCGGCGGTCGGCAACACCCGAAACGACGTCTATCTCGCCTCCGAGGCCTTGCGCTTCCTCGCCAAGGACCAAGCCGCCGAGCTCAGCGACGGCGAGAAGAAAATTCTCGCCGATTACAAAAAGGAAATCGACCAGACGACGAAATTCATCCCGACCTGGGTGAAAGTCGCGGTGGCCGTCGCGCTCGGCCTTGGCACGATGATCGGCTGGAAGCGCATCGTCGTGACCGTCGGCGAGAAGATCGGCAAGGAGCATCTGACGTACGGCCAGGGCGCCGCCGCGGAACTCGTCGCCATGTCGACGATCTTCGCCGCCGACGCCTACGGCCTGCCGGTCTCGACCACCCATGTGCTCTCTTCGGGCGTTGCGGGAACAATGGCGGCGAACGGGTCGGGGCTGCAAGCAGACACGGTGAAGAGCATCGCGATGGCCTGGGTTCTGACCCTGCCTTGCGCAATGTTCCTCTCCGGCGGGCTCTACCTCCTGTTCACCAAGATCTTCTGACCGCCTAACAGGAAACCCGCTTCAAGCGAGCTTGCGATCGAGGCGCTGTCCCTAGGGGACGGCGCCTCGATCCCATTCGGGACCCGAGACGGCCGGGTCCGATTTATGCGGTCATCGGCGATGCAGGTGGGACGTAGGCTTGGTTCTTCCAGCCATTTTTTCGCCAGCGGCGCCCCAAAGCGCTATGGGGCGTCGGGGCTAATCCGTGTCGGTTTGAATGGCTGTCTCGCGTGCCGCCGGGCTAGATCGGAGGGCGGAAATTCGTCCCATGAGAACGCGGATAAAGATTTGCTGCATCGCCTCGATAGAGGAGGCGCGTCTCGCGATCGGCGCCGGCGCGGACGCGCTTGGTCTCGTGGGCGCAATGCCGTCAGGGCCAGGCCCTATATCCGACGAGACGATATTCGAGATCGCGGCTTTCGCGCCCCCGCCGATCGCGCCCTTCTTGCTGACTTCAGAGCAGACCGCGGATGCGATTTCCGCGCACCTCCGACGGACGCACACGTCGACCGTTCAGATCGTCTCGCAGATTGATCCGGCGGAATCGGCGAAATTGGTCGAGCTCGAGCCGAATGTCCGTCGCGTGCAGGTGGTGCATGTGGAGGGACCTTCGGCCCTAGACCTCATGACCGCCTACGCCCCTCATGTGCACGCGTTTCTGCTCGACTCCGGCCGGCCGAGCGCCGGCGTGCCCGAGCTGGGCGGTACCGGCCGTCAACACGACTGGGAGGTGAGCGCCGAATTCGTCCGCGCTTGCGCGCTGCCTGTCTTTCTGGCAGGCGGCCTCTCCGCCGCTAACGCCGTCGACGCGATCACGCGGGTGCGCCCCTTCGGCGTGGATCTGTGCTCGGGCGTGCGGACGAATGGGCGTTTGGACGCAGCCAAGCTATGCGCCTTTGTGCAGGCTGTGCGGCGCGCGGACCAAGAACTCGCGCCCAGAGGGAATTGAGGCATGGAAATGCAGACTGAGTCGCCGCCTGGAAGCCTAGCAAGTCGCAGCGGCTCGACTCTCGCTGTGGCTGGCGCGTCGCGCCCACAAAGGGCTCGAAGATGACCAAGCTCGCGGAGATGCAAGGCGTCTGCGCCGCCCCGCGGGTTCCAGCCCTGGGCGGGGATATTGCAAAGGATGTCGTGACGGCGTGGGTGATCGCCACGTCGACGGCGGCGCTTATCGCGGGCGTTTTCAGCGTGTTGGCGGGGGGTGTCGCGTGAAAGAGCCCAAGGCCGTCGACCTCGCCGAGGGGAGAGAGCCGCATGCGCAATATGGGGCGCTGCCGTGGCGCATCTCCGACGAGCTCGAGATCATGCTGCTGACCTCCCGCGGCACGAGGCGGTGGGTGATTCCCAAGGGGTGGCCGATGAAGGGGCGCAAGCCCAACGCGACCGCGGCGGTCGAGGCTTTGGAAGAGGGCGGCCTCCTTGGAAACATCGGGAAGAAGTCGATCGGCGCCTATCACTATCGTAAGCGCCTCAAGAACGGCGCCGTGCTGATTTGTCGCGTCGAGGTCTTCCCGCTGCGTGTCTTGCGTCAGCGCAAGAAATGGCTCGAAATGGGTCAGCGCGTGACGCAATGGTTGCCCTATAGCGAGGCGGCGAAGCTGGTCGCCGAGGAGGAGCTGAAGGAGTTGATTCTCGCCTTTGGCCGCGCCCTGTCCGCGACAGCGGAAGAGGGCGTGATCGACACGCGACCCCTCCTGGGGTAGTCGTCGTTAAACCTCGAGGCCGCCGCTAGAACATGCGGCAGGCTGCTTTCCCTTTTGCGCGACCCGCTCTATACCGGGCCGCAGCCGGCGCCCAAAAGGCGCCTCCGCCGAATGGTTGGTTCCCATGTCAGAGCACGCTACCCCGCATTTCCACAATCAGCCGGGCGTCCCGCGCATCCGCGTCGGGGCCAAGGAATTCATGTGCATCGGGGCGCTGCCGCCTTTCGACCATCCGCATGTTTTTCTGGATATGGGTGCGGCGTCCGAGGCTCTCTGCCCTTACTGCTCGACGCTGTATGTCTATGACGCCTCGCTGCACGGCGCCGCCGATCCAACTGAATGCGTCTATGAACCGGCGGAGCGCGTCGCAGCAGCCTCGTGAGCCCTTCCGCTTCGGACGCAGTCGTCGTCGCCGGCGCTGGGATTGGCGGCCTTGCTGCGGCGCTGTGTCTGGCGCGCGCCGGTAAGCGCGTGGCGCTGTTCGAAAAGGCGCCCAAGATCGAAGAAGTCGGCGCCGGCTTACAGATCGCGCCGAATGCAGGACGAATTCTTCAGGGCCTCGGCCTTTCCGCCGCGCTCGACGCCAATTCGCTTTTGCCGGAATCCATCATCATCCGCCGCGCGACCGATGGAGCCGAGCTCTCGCGCATGCCGCTCGCGGGCGCGCGGGAGCGTTTTGGCGCCCCTTTCCGCCTCTTCCATCGCGCCGATCTGCAAAATCTGCTTTTGGACGCCGCGCGGGCGAGCGAAAAGATCGCGATCCGAACCGACGCCCGCGTCGGCGATTTCGAGGAAGAGGACGGAAAACTCTTCCTGCGCGTGCATGGATCCGCTGGCCCCGAAGATATCGAGGCCGCAGGGCTGATCGGCGCCGACGGCGTTCGGTCCTCGGTGCGCGCCTTCCTCTTTCGCGACGAGCGGGACGCCCCCTTCTACTCAGGCTGCACGGCCTGGCGCGCGCTGCTTCCGGCCGAGACGGTTCCCACGGCCTTGCGCGCGAAAGAGGTCAATCTCTGGCTCGGGCGCGGGGCGCATGTCGTGCATTATCCGCTGCGCGGCGGCGAGATCGTCAACGCCGTGGTGATCGTCGAGGACGGCGAGGTCGAACCGGCCTCGAATGAGCCGATGCGGGATGGCCCGAGCCTGCTCGAGGCCGCGGATTTCGAGCGCTGCGCCCCGCAGCTGCGCGATTTGATCGCGTCTCACGACAGCTGGCGGCGCTGGCCGCTCTGGATCCGCCCGGCGTTGCGCTCCTGGACCCGCGGCGCTGTGACCTTGCTCGGCGACGCGGCGCATCCGATGGTCCCCTTCCTCGCGCAAGGGGCCGCGCAGGCGATCGAGGATGCGGAG
Protein-coding sequences here:
- a CDS encoding FAD-dependent monooxygenase is translated as MSPSASDAVVVAGAGIGGLAAALCLARAGKRVALFEKAPKIEEVGAGLQIAPNAGRILQGLGLSAALDANSLLPESIIIRRATDGAELSRMPLAGARERFGAPFRLFHRADLQNLLLDAARASEKIAIRTDARVGDFEEEDGKLFLRVHGSAGPEDIEAAGLIGADGVRSSVRAFLFRDERDAPFYSGCTAWRALLPAETVPTALRAKEVNLWLGRGAHVVHYPLRGGEIVNAVVIVEDGEVEPASNEPMRDGPSLLEAADFERCAPQLRDLIASHDSWRRWPLWIRPALRSWTRGAVTLLGDAAHPMVPFLAQGAAQAIEDAEALGQAFAGGASAAAAFARYEGARLSRATAVQTASRRQGRFAHAGFPLAQARDAVMSLIGGRGMLERNAWLYR
- a CDS encoding NUDIX hydrolase gives rise to the protein MKEPKAVDLAEGREPHAQYGALPWRISDELEIMLLTSRGTRRWVIPKGWPMKGRKPNATAAVEALEEGGLLGNIGKKSIGAYHYRKRLKNGAVLICRVEVFPLRVLRQRKKWLEMGQRVTQWLPYSEAAKLVAEEELKELILAFGRALSATAEEGVIDTRPLLG
- a CDS encoding phosphoribosylanthranilate isomerase, producing MRTRIKICCIASIEEARLAIGAGADALGLVGAMPSGPGPISDETIFEIAAFAPPPIAPFLLTSEQTADAISAHLRRTHTSTVQIVSQIDPAESAKLVELEPNVRRVQVVHVEGPSALDLMTAYAPHVHAFLLDSGRPSAGVPELGGTGRQHDWEVSAEFVRACALPVFLAGGLSAANAVDAITRVRPFGVDLCSGVRTNGRLDAAKLCAFVQAVRRADQELAPRGN
- a CDS encoding zinc-finger domain-containing protein; this translates as MSEHATPHFHNQPGVPRIRVGAKEFMCIGALPPFDHPHVFLDMGAASEALCPYCSTLYVYDASLHGAADPTECVYEPAERVAAAS